A single window of Candidatus Binatus sp. DNA harbors:
- a CDS encoding glycosyltransferase family 87 protein, with translation MNSERLAAAMRQPAILAVVWLCALLMLTGTLTKMPGQWHRRDFSNYYESAWALRHGIDPYSTDLTPIGAQLGLETGGLLHASETPAFLLCFEPLTRLRPRGAFWIWSAINFSALAIAMYLLLAHRRGLSGRTAWLLAGLILMSAPVNLNFYWGQSQLIVLALMAGAMRAMERERDGAAGLLIASSGLLRAYPLLLVGYFVVRRKWRAVAFATAGIAAGVFVTVAVLGLTQSLSFIYGALWLTDYSVVNRVDNLSLGPFVSRTFWALTGTASGSSTDWIRRAGIAVADIVVLGMTIRATLAKANRRDPDWRIYSLWIATSIMLSPVGWHHYLVLLAIPFVQMVASAADGRSSPRAVWMAALSYVLSAVSLRVFNRFLIPPPTEFQLIFPSLARALEETSFIALLTGYIATYWFATDHVRDVPATQNPPWTTTRGFKSHPRHL, from the coding sequence GTGAACAGCGAACGACTCGCGGCGGCGATGCGTCAGCCTGCGATCCTGGCCGTAGTATGGCTCTGCGCGCTCCTGATGTTGACGGGCACTTTGACAAAAATGCCCGGGCAGTGGCACCGCCGCGACTTCTCGAACTATTACGAGTCGGCTTGGGCGCTCCGGCATGGAATCGATCCATATTCCACGGATTTGACGCCGATCGGCGCCCAGCTCGGCCTTGAGACCGGCGGACTGCTTCACGCCTCCGAAACGCCGGCGTTTCTACTTTGCTTCGAACCTCTCACCCGGTTGCGGCCGCGGGGCGCATTCTGGATCTGGAGCGCGATCAACTTTTCGGCATTGGCAATCGCGATGTACCTGTTGCTTGCGCATCGACGCGGGCTTTCCGGGCGCACGGCATGGTTGCTGGCGGGACTGATTCTGATGTCGGCGCCGGTGAATTTGAATTTTTACTGGGGACAATCGCAGCTGATAGTCCTGGCTCTGATGGCAGGCGCGATGCGCGCGATGGAGCGCGAGCGCGACGGCGCCGCCGGTTTGCTGATCGCATCGAGCGGGCTGTTGCGGGCGTACCCGCTTCTGCTCGTCGGCTATTTTGTCGTTCGTCGAAAATGGCGGGCGGTTGCGTTCGCGACGGCTGGAATCGCGGCAGGAGTATTCGTAACTGTCGCGGTTCTGGGTTTAACGCAATCTCTCAGCTTTATTTACGGTGCATTGTGGCTCACTGACTATTCAGTAGTGAACCGGGTGGATAATCTTTCGCTCGGACCATTCGTATCGCGGACGTTCTGGGCATTGACTGGTACCGCGTCCGGCTCATCGACCGATTGGATCAGACGCGCCGGCATCGCTGTTGCGGACATAGTAGTACTTGGAATGACTATTCGCGCGACGCTGGCCAAGGCGAACCGCCGCGATCCCGACTGGAGAATTTACTCACTGTGGATCGCGACCTCGATCATGTTATCGCCGGTCGGATGGCATCACTACCTGGTGTTACTGGCTATTCCGTTCGTGCAAATGGTCGCGTCCGCGGCGGATGGGCGGTCAAGCCCGCGGGCCGTCTGGATGGCGGCGTTGAGCTATGTTCTCAGCGCGGTTTCGCTCCGCGTCTTCAACCGCTTTCTGATACCGCCGCCGACCGAGTTCCAGCTCATCTTCCCATCGCTGGCGCGTGCGCTCGAGGAAACGAGCTTCATCGCATTACTGACGGGATACATCGCGACCTATTGGTTCGCGACCGATCACGTCCGCGATGTTCCCGCGACTCAAAATCCTCCGTGGACAACCACGCGCGGGTTCAAGTCCCACCCTCGGCATTTATAA